One genomic segment of Alkalimarinus alittae includes these proteins:
- a CDS encoding ATP-binding cassette domain-containing protein codes for MSNFIEIRGMSFARGDRLIFNDIDVDIPRGKVTSIMGPSGSGKTTLLRLIGAQLKPQKGSITVDGQDFLSLKRKALYIARENVGMLFQSGALFSDLTVFENVAFPLRVHTKLPEEMIRDIVLMKLHAVGLRGARDLMPSELSGGMTRRIALARAIVLDPSLVMYDEPFAGQDPIAMGVLVQLIRLLNDALGMTSVLVSHDVPEALSISDHVCIIADGKVVGQGEPSELKANGSPLVKQFLQGLPDGPVPFHYPASDYRSDLLQGSDSARLFT; via the coding sequence TTGAGTAACTTTATTGAAATACGAGGAATGTCTTTCGCTAGGGGGGATCGACTCATATTTAATGATATTGATGTAGATATCCCTCGGGGCAAAGTCACTTCTATTATGGGCCCTAGTGGTTCAGGAAAAACAACATTATTACGGTTGATTGGTGCTCAGTTAAAACCTCAAAAAGGCTCTATCACTGTCGATGGTCAGGATTTTTTGAGCCTTAAGAGAAAAGCGCTTTATATTGCCCGAGAAAACGTCGGTATGCTGTTTCAAAGTGGCGCCTTATTTTCTGATTTGACTGTTTTTGAAAATGTAGCCTTTCCTCTTAGAGTTCACACTAAGTTACCTGAAGAAATGATTCGCGATATTGTGCTAATGAAATTGCATGCCGTAGGGCTTCGCGGTGCAAGAGATTTAATGCCTTCAGAGTTGTCTGGCGGGATGACTCGACGTATAGCGCTTGCTAGGGCGATTGTACTCGACCCCTCATTAGTTATGTATGATGAACCGTTTGCAGGACAGGATCCCATTGCAATGGGTGTTCTGGTGCAGTTAATTAGACTGTTAAATGATGCTTTAGGCATGACGAGTGTGTTGGTTTCTCATGATGTACCAGAAGCACTTAGTATTAGTGATCATGTTTGTATTATTGCAGATGGTAAAGTGGTTGGTCAGGGCGAGCCTAGTGAATTAAAAGCAAACGGCTCGCCGCTTGTGAAACAGTTTCTACAAGGGTTACCAGATGGTCCTGTACCCTTTCATTACCCTGCTTCTGATTACCGTTCTGATTTATTGCAAGGGAGTGATAGTGCTAGATTATTTACGTAA
- the mlaE gene encoding lipid asymmetry maintenance ABC transporter permease subunit MlaE, which yields MLDYLRKLGRQGIHTVSVLGRSGVFLMQSLVGIPDVRNGFPLLIKQLYSVGVLSLLIIIVSGLFIGMVLGLQGYNILVDYGSEQAIGQMVSLTLVRELGPVVTGLLFAGRAGSALTAEIGLMKATEQLTSMEMMGVDPLRRVIAPRLWAGFISMPLLAMIFSVVGIWGGMLVGVNWLGVYEGSFWANMQSSVSFHDDVLNGVIKSIVFGFVCTWIAVFQGYDSVPTSEGISAATTRTVVYSSLAVLGLDFVLTAVMFTAF from the coding sequence GTGCTAGATTATTTACGTAAATTAGGTCGGCAGGGTATTCATACAGTTTCTGTATTAGGGCGCTCTGGTGTGTTTTTGATGCAGTCATTGGTGGGAATTCCGGATGTCAGAAATGGCTTCCCATTACTCATCAAGCAACTTTATTCTGTGGGTGTGCTATCCCTGCTTATTATTATCGTGTCGGGGTTATTTATCGGCATGGTGCTTGGGCTGCAAGGGTATAACATTCTGGTGGATTACGGCTCAGAGCAAGCGATTGGCCAGATGGTATCGCTGACGCTCGTGCGAGAATTAGGCCCCGTTGTTACAGGGTTACTATTTGCTGGGCGCGCAGGTTCGGCATTGACTGCTGAAATAGGGCTGATGAAAGCGACAGAGCAGTTGACCAGTATGGAGATGATGGGCGTTGACCCATTGAGACGTGTGATTGCCCCCCGTTTATGGGCGGGATTTATTTCAATGCCGCTACTTGCGATGATTTTCAGTGTGGTCGGTATATGGGGAGGGATGCTGGTAGGTGTAAACTGGCTCGGTGTCTACGAAGGTTCCTTTTGGGCGAACATGCAATCATCTGTTAGCTTTCATGATGATGTGCTTAATGGCGTGATCAAAAGTATTGTATTTGGTTTTGTTTGCACTTGGATTGCTGTTTTTCAAGGGTATGACTCGGTTCCAACGTCAGAAGGTATTAGTGCTGCTACGACTAGAACGGTAGTGTATTCATCACTAGCAGTGCTCGGGTTAGACTTTGTGTTAACCGCTGTGATGTTCACAGCATTTTAG
- the mlaD gene encoding outer membrane lipid asymmetry maintenance protein MlaD codes for MYNRTIEIMVGLFIIAGIGAMAALAFQVSGLSTKMDTETYKVYAQFDDLGGLTVRGKVSMAGVTIGKVSNIILDKASYMALVEMEIDGSVDNLSTDSNAAIQTAGLLGEKYISISVGADEEYLVDGDTIFDTQSALNIEKLIGTFASGK; via the coding sequence ATGTATAACCGGACAATAGAAATTATGGTCGGGCTATTTATTATAGCTGGCATTGGTGCAATGGCTGCGTTGGCTTTTCAGGTGAGTGGCCTCTCGACTAAAATGGATACAGAAACCTATAAAGTCTACGCCCAGTTTGATGACTTAGGTGGTTTAACTGTTAGAGGTAAAGTTTCGATGGCGGGCGTGACTATCGGTAAGGTCAGCAATATCATACTTGATAAAGCCTCGTATATGGCATTGGTTGAAATGGAAATAGACGGCTCCGTTGATAACCTCTCGACCGATAGTAATGCTGCGATTCAAACGGCTGGTTTATTGGGTGAGAAATATATTTCCATTAGCGTGGGTGCTGATGAAGAGTATTTGGTGGATGGAGATACTATTTTTGATACGCAGTCGGCATTGAATATAGAGAAATTAATCGGTACGTTTGCGTCAGGAAAGTAA